From Calliphora vicina chromosome 3, idCalVici1.1, whole genome shotgun sequence:
tccatgattatatttccattcaatttcaattatgaattgtgatagtaatataatttaataaataaacatttaataattatattattaaattgttcaagcttgtgttcttttcgcgatttgttttcattatttagcgatttttaatttaagatatagcaacactacttttgcgataacacatgatgcaacagctgttatttgacgctgtttgatcttgcaaatgaattgcaagatcaaataaaaaaatacccaaaatgcaggaaaatatttgctgtttagtggtcacacattggtcacattacaagaatgttttcatattggcaaataaatttgtttgaccaaattcagctgttttcttgtttgcagtgcaaaaatattttgtgttcaaactagaaacataaaatatttgacgcttaaataaaagtactgaaatttcaaaattctttcaaatgtaaagcaaaatctggtaatattttactttctagaaatgtcttttttattgatgaaagaaattaaagttgttttgcagctttatttaataattatttagaacaaatattaccataaatctgaccacaagtcaaatatattttcccctttgtgtgtttgatagtatttcggtgtagtttgattaaacaaatatggcaaataaatgtgtacagtgtgaacacaaaatcaacccatgaattatttgatgtagttttgatcaaacacatgaaacatcttgtgtcaaataatttgcgtagtctgaccctacctttaataatccatagatcaaaaatagcccaaaaatcgagattatcccggttttttctttatatctcagccatttgtgggccgaatttgtcgattttaaatagcaaccgagctggaagaatttccgatatattaatgtatgaatcaacatacagacggacatggctatatcgacatcgctatctataacgatccagaatatatatactttgtggggtcgcaaatgaaaaatgtagaaattacaaacggaatgacaaacttattctTGCTTCTtcacttgccactcatggtgaagggtatacaaatgtcTGACCAACATAGAATAGGTATCGTtggttgtcaaaaaaaaaaccacaCACCACATTGATATGCATTCGCGACATCGAAAaacaaaatgctgaaaatttaagcAATATCGGATAAACTAAAGTAATACGACTGACCCACTGTGGTTCCAGATCAAAATCtaagtggacaaaattatttggcgctctttttatatagaattggtgtctccgattccaaaaaaaaatgtttaaaagatcaatataaacttttttttcaagttaaataaaaaaatacgttttcatgtgtttctgaaactaaatttttaaaaagatctgtatttactatatttcaagttacagtagggactagatatataaaaatcaataatagaaaaaaatatttctaaaaattccattccgtaaaaattacaaaaaaaagtatttcggcggatgctggcggctacaatttttttacaaggaCATTTCTCAGAGGTtactttaaatgatgtatatagtcattggacgggcttcgacggtcttttttttggcaagctatataatattcttagaaaaaaatattaaatatcagtttatttgagacccaagtttaaaggactataacaggaaaatggagaggcccataaatataagatatacaattaataaaagcctatatcaatgtttatttatgttttgaagtatggatttctatatggtaaaacaattgagatatatgtaatttagtaaaacagtaaaatatttaaaaaaaattaacgaaaatatgattcaaaatttttggaacTTCTGGttcttctgtcgagaaaactaaaaaacttcgtttttccaaattctgaagataccgatttttataattttgtccacctagattttgatttggaaccacagtgcgacctaccctaaaacagttttatcAAACAAAGTTCTGACAACCTAATAACCTATAAACTTTATCAAGTTTTCAGGGTTTGGAAGCATCGAAAATGTATTgcttcataaaacaaattttctgaacCTGTTTCTAATCATTTTgattcaattttaataatatttattcaaattttgtagAATAGAGCAGAATGTTTATAGTTAAACTGTTTTgccaaatttaaacataaaatgcaCAAATTACccagatatgaatcagctggttccagtaatatggcaatagaaaacaaacaaaagtaaATGTCAATATGGTTGTGTGACAAATGTCACTCTcgttgaatattgaaaattgtattttttctctTGCTCTGCATACCACAACCATTGAATAGTGGTAGTATAACGGCAAAATAACCATAcggttcaataatttttttttgtgtaaattgagttaaaatgtttagaaattatttaaacatattcACAATTTGAAAAAGTCTAaaaagaattttgtatttagatCTCTAACACCTAATCCTAAAACATACATTTTCAGAAATGGAAAAACAAACACTTCTTTTTGTTACGAACATTTTGGGGACCTCCTTAaggtctgcctgtctgtctgtctgtctcttaaaaaatactataaatatttattatagttATTACTTCAAAGACTTGTCAAAGAAAGtaatcttatttattataaataactaaataaatattaaaattatttacctTGTGATACATTGCGACTTAGTGAATCCATGCTGCCACTTAAACCATTTTGTGCGCTACGTTCCACGGAATTTAGATCAGCTGAACTTTCGTTGGGTTGCAGGGTGCGTGGCACATCTAAAATGTTTCTTTGTGCACAGCTTTCATCTCCCAGAATTTGCGAACAATCCAGACCTTCTGGCACACGTAATATAGCAACGGATAAGTACATGTCCAATGCCtatgaaattaaaatagaaataataataattttactatAAACACCACAAATAggtatgttttctttttgtcaGTACTTTAAATTTATCATCTGCAATTTGGataagaataataaaattgaaatgagcTCAATTTATTATAGTTAAGCCTAACAATTGGGGCACATTTTGATTCTCAGATATGGCCAAAAAAGTGtgacatttgaaaatatatttgccaaaaatccatattaattttttgtttaaattttgtcgCTTTAATTAAAGACATATTCTGAGTGAATATAAATCAACAATAATTAGATAAATATTTATCgcaaaacatacatatgtaagagAACACATATTGATATCAGCATATTTTTTGTCTAATGACAATTCCTACTATTAGGTTACATACATAATTCcgataatttctaaatttttctcaTTTCTCACTCATTTTACTCACCTTGTGCATGATGTTAAAGTATTGATTTAAATCTTTATGTTCACATGTCTGCCAATCCGCTTTGTAGcccattaataaaatattgggcTTGAGTTTGCCAATGCCAGCAGCCtaaaatgtaaaagaaaaaataaccaTAAAGAAAAGTTAAAGGAAAAGGTCATTAATCAAaactgaaattgtaaaaaaggaACAATAAAAAGttgcaaaataaataagaaacattTAGTGTAATGACCTCTGACAAGGACTTCTTGGGAATTAAAGCCTGTGGCAATACGTTGAAATAACacttcatttttcattttgattATGGCCAAAAACTCATCCACACACAGCGGAAGAATACACAGGAGagtgtttttcatttaaacactgtattaatatttaaatatcaacTTGTCTCTCGACGTCTAAGTAACTAACCTGCATTAAGGCTCTTGTGCCAAATTCGAAATCTTCGCCATCCACCAAGGAATAGAAACCTTTAACACGATGACGACGGAACCATGACGTAGCACGTTCCTGCAAATAATTACGATAACGTTGTGAACTTGAGCCACGCAATACGTGACCGCACACCATCAGCGATAAGTTCTTGGTGAGCATGTAGGCAAAGTCAACAAGTACGGGACGCGTGTTTGGCAAACCGGATAAGACTAATATTTGCGGACGATAGTTTTTCACATGCTCCTCAACATTGTTCAATTGTTGCACTGATAACAAGGCATTCTTGTACGTCTGTGCCTGTGTGGTGGAGCCCCAATTGACGTCTGGCTTCCGATAGGCAACAATTAAGTACAATGCCAATACAACGGAAAATGTAATCAAAGCTGTTGCCCACGATATCAAGAACATCACAGCCACACACAGTATAGAGCCCACGAGACTTAGCCACATGTTGTAGtactgccaaaaaaaaaaaaaacaaacaaaacaataaggaggaagaaattaataaaattgatgGGAAAAatttacaccatttccaatagTTATGTAGACATATGAgatttattcaaacaatttaTTGTGATTATTGATCTAGAGGCGAAGGTGAGagactaaaatattaaaaataattaccatagaatagaataaatacatagaacggaaggataGAGAAATGTCAACGGAAACATTTAAATTACTCTTTTTACACATATAGGAGATACAATAGCCAAATACATGACTTTTAGTTTTGGCTCACAGTTACCTATCTACTTGTCATCTATAAAAATCTCACAAATCCTAAAGGTACGGTTAatatttgaggagccgcagaacaaaagatactttttcgattttttttacaaattgattttttggtttatttatttatatttggtttgaaatcttctaaaaaaaataaatttcccaaaattttaaaattttccaaaaagtaccttttggtaCTTtgctaaagaaatttatttgccgataagtaaatatttttgtaatgtgACCATTAAACAGCAAAGCTTTTTCACCATTTTGGGTCATTTTTATTTGACCTAGCAAGTcatttgtaagatcaaacagtgACAATTGCGGCATCGCAAATAAtgaaaaagacaaaaaataatacatattaatgtttttttgtttttttatttgtatttaaataaggagtgagatcgaaaaaatcttcaacattcataaatgttaataaacctacagttttgattttggaaTTGGATTGGAATCATtattacaactttttttattatttttgtagttctaatcaatagtgatgaatttatgaaccttttccggaaacccttccactAAGGTTTTGTAGtactttctgtcactttgtttgaacaggtagtccatctccgtttaaaatctaccacactttttaTGCTCTTCAATTATCTGTTAACAAGATCCCAATAtatctccactggccttagctccaggcggTTTGGAGGAGTTGCCTCTATTGCtacaaataacacattattatttttgtaccactcaagaccttgcttaccatagtgacaggatgccaaatcaggacAAAATCAGGatacattaagaagtcttatgaatggaagcatcctattttgtaaacattccttgatgtaaatttcggtatttataaagctctttgtaacaaatgtttggctgcttttgccgcaactgcataccAAGAACTTCTTGGGAAAATTTTcagcttttgggtcctaaacttttctaccaCATTCCcttgagcatcagcaacataaaaatatggacccggaagctgcgaaattgagctcttttgaaaatgctttctactTATTGGCTTTAGAAGCATCATCTGGATCATTCCTTCTACATGAACcgggttttctatcaactgacaagttctcacGATACTGTTAAATAACATTGgcatcagtttgacggcagaccatTCATTGTTTGTCCAATTTTGTGTagggttttgttttttctagtcactcattttaatcagattaacaacaaatgaacataaataacattaagcataataactgacatactgacatacttgggttaaaagttttaatgaaaaacgtgtgttaaggttttttcgatctcagtccttattagCCTTGTTGGACCTTACCTTAAGgctaaaacaacaataaaatatgtaaattgatTGACATGTACTTTGCTGATCCATTAGTCAGAGTTTTGACAGCAGACTTGCGTTTTTTTCACTCAGCAACGCTGTCAATAACATAACTCATGCGTGCAACATCAAAATACATGaaaatcaatgtatttttttttttgttaatttacgagagattaattatttttaatacttcGCCTCCAgttgttatttatattatttaaaacgttcttagtaacattttaaataacattaataCCAATTATCcaataaaacattttagtttttgtttaatttctttacAGAAAATATGAAATCGAATTAGCTTTAGTCCGTATGAAATAACATGGAAATGGTGAACAGACTTAATATGTATATCAATTTAAGTTATATGAGATGGTATTTGGTTACAATGAATACAAAACTAAATACATACTTTAAATGTTGGACGCCAACCGACGGGTTTGGCTAAACTGGCATGGAATGTACTAAAGTTGATCAACATATAAGCTGCCAAAAAGAAATTCGATATAAGTGGAGCAATGAGATTTAGTTCACCAATTAATATGAAACTATAAAAGCCAAAAGCAACCACAAATTTAACAGCCATCAGAAATTCAATGCCAGCAGCAGCATAATTGTATAATAAGCAggaaaccaaaaaaagaaaatacaaataattaaacatagattaaagattaattataataatactCTTTCCaggaagaaacattttttttgtcaattggGTATTGCATACTTACGCTACAGCAATTACAAATGTCAAAACGTAACCACGAACTGGCTCATTATTCTTGCCAAAACCCTTGGCAAACCATACGATTTTTGGATAAAGCTCATCTTTGCACAGAGCCTACCATAAACCAaacataagtaaataaataaataataataattaattttttttgttgattacaATCTAGATAAAGTTGTAATTGAATTGTTGCTGTTGGTGGGAATAACaaatggtgttttttttttacctgGAAAACTTTTGGTGCTGACACTAAACTGGCCAGAGCTGAGGATAAAGTGGCCGCAAAACAGCCAGCATAGATTAAGGGACCGAAACCCGATACTAATTCAATTACTTGAAATGAATTCTGCAGACCATAATGGCAGGGAACtgaaaaataatgataaaagaATATGACCAAATAAGAAAGAATATTTCACAggataattaataattttaaaaaggatttttgctcttttttattttctttgtagttATTATTGAATAGGGGATGATGTACTACTTCGTGCTTTGAGTTTAAATCAATTCCATAGAGAGGCCAGAACTAGTATAAGCTAAGTAAAGTTGATTTTGAAGGTTATTAAAGGGTTTTGTTTAGGAATTTAGTAATTggaatgttgtttttttatgacaAATGACATCTGATTTATAAGAACATATAAACATTATGGCAGACACATTTGTATACAACAGAAATATGTAAGTTGAAATGGTTATGTTTTGTGGGGtgaatttaaacaacattttttttgttatatttttgtcaaatattatAGAGCTTTAGAgaagtaatataaaaaaaaacacataaaaatatattaaatgttGCAACATGttacagaaataaaatatgttgcagcaacatgtttacagaaacaaaatatgttgaaGCAACATGTTTAcagaaacaaaatatgttttacgaaaacaaaatatgttgcagcaacatgtttacagaaacaaaatatgttgcagcaacatgtttacagAAACAAAATATGTTGCAGCTACATGTTTACGGAAACAaaatatgttgcagcaacatgttgacaGAAACAcaatatgttgcagcaacatgttgacaGAAACACAATATGTTGCAGAAACATGTTTACAGAAaaatatgttgcagcaacatgttgacgGAAACAAAATTTGCTGCagcaacatttttgtagaaaaacatGTTGCAGCTACATGTTGacagaaacaaaatttgttgcagcaacatgaTTACAGTATAAAATATTGAGCAAACGCGTTTAGATAAAGATTAGCAAcatgtttgtaaaataaattttacccaaaatgtagtaaaatttttatttttaatcgctGAATGAATTTATTTCCATAGactatttcaaaatgttattaCTAATACCTAATTCTATTGAATTCCCATGTTACCATgaatttcagtttgaaattgATAAAAAGCTTGAAAGAATAtctcattaataaatttattattgaaatgtttttaaaacccTTTAAAGGTGATGATTTCAAAACATATCCCTTAATTTAGCACTTTTAATAGCATAAAAAATGTGCTTAAATGAAAACGGTTTTACATGCTTTTCAtaacattttgttgtttattttatcaaatatcCCTAAATAAAAAACTGACATAAATTatggtttaaacaaaaaaacctcTCTTTTTACATtcaatattttagaattttattataaaaaataatggagtaaaaaataaataaatattaagttaAACAAAACACGTTTATATACTTATGTAAATCATGACTAACAacaattttgcaattaaaaaaaaacagcatttatttcattcataaatttttaaaaaatgaacaaaaactgacagcaaatattttttctttgcaaCGTAACAGGAATCCTAAGAATGTTTTTTCATACTCGTGTGTGGGTGGTCATCATGAAcgacatacaattttaaataaatagaaaaccaGCAGTTCTCGAGGACGGTCCCGAACTAGAAatagactgtctaatagctggtccgaAGTAGTTAGTCCGATTTGATTCACGTACCGGTTACATAAAGTCatttaccttactagctacctaactagTTACTTGATTAGCtctataactatttattttaacatgtatgtGTGCTAAGCGAAAACTAATTAACCTGAAATAGTCAGTCGAAAAGACATCTCCCAGACAAGACAGTCCAATAACAAACAGCTTTCTAACTACTTTCCAAAGTGCAGTacgaaataaacgtttaaagtaacTACAGTCTAGATTACTTAGACACACTAAATTGACAATTGACTACACGCTAGATtatctgggatgtataaagtaaccagttGGCTTATATGTGTACAACATGGTGAACATTAGTGTTAAATGACCCaacatatataaattggagtcagtcaagtgatcagacattagtgataAATACTGAATCTAAGGGATACATAGACTACTTGTTAAACTGCTGGGAAGTTAATAAatagagtgtgtgtgtgtatactTACTTCCTGTGCAATTCAAAAAGGCAAATGAGCCATTAACCATGTCAGCAACATCGCCAGTAGCATCACGAGCTACCGTACCACCAGCTATTACAACCATAATCAAATATGTGATTGTTGTTATTAAAATGGccaataaagtaccttttggtaTGGATTTTTGTGGATCCTTTTGAAAGGTatgaaagtagaaaaaaaaaaataaacaataaaaataaataaatgtgttttaagaaaaaaaaaacaaaaaaatgattttggaatcaaaatgaattaaataataaaaatggcaaacattttttaccTTTAAATCACCGGAAATGTTGGCACCAGCTAAAATACCAGTTGCTGCGGGAAAGAATATGGCAAAAACGGAAAAGAAATCATGACGTACACCTTTTTCCATGCGATAATCCGCAAAAAAGTTATCCCTTAATAATGtcactaaaaatataattaaggtagacaataaatttaaataaattaaacaaacaaaaaaaacaaaaataacctACTGTTGTAGCCGAGGAAACCTTGAGCACGCTCTTCGTCACTTTTAGGACCAATAATACTGCCAATTACAAAATCAGCTATGGCTATTAACAATATAATCAATAGACCAATTTGTGCctacaaagaagaaaaaattacaaagtcAACATATTTAATCActaaatagaaatagaaataagaataaataaattatgtatgtatgtagttgttaCCACAATCCATTGAATTGCTACTTACTTTGGCCTCCCATTCCATTCCAACCACAACAATTACTAGCAGAATTAATATTGTAACACTGCCAATAATGCGCACGTCTTGTATACCGCCATCAATAATGCTGACACCCAAggaatttaataaatctaacaTTGATTCACAAAAACCAACCACATACATGGCACATGCCACCGCATTTGCAAGTGAGAATATCAAACCAATCGAACCTCCAAACTCCGGACCCAATGAACGTGATATCATATAGTATGTGCCACCTAGACCAGAAACACACAAAAAGGAACAGAAAACACTTGCATTAAATATGGATTTGTTTTTACCTACTTATTATTACAcgtattgttttctttttaattggGCGTTGAAAGTATGAAATGCTTGTAGTATTTAATAAActatttgcaatattttcttTTGCTCACCGTCATCATCTAAATCAATGCTTAGATGAAGGGGCCTTACTTTTCGTTTTgtactttaacaaaaaaaaaaaaggaaaaatcatTTCAAGgaccaaatacatacatacattattatttatgtattataTGCGAGCACAAGCAGTTGTGTTAAAGTGCATTTAACTTTCAAAGGTCTATACATTTTGTTGGAGAGTGTGTCCAAGTAAAAAATAATTACCAAAATAGCTGCCATTTGAAGTGTATCAGTATTACTTATGCTGACATTGTCAAAGATTTTAATGATTTGAGTATTTTTGTAGTATTGAACTTTGAACTTTATGGGGAATATAAGTGTCTTGTTGAgctttaaattttgctatttttactataaacaagtaagagagctatattcggctgtgccgaatcttaaatacccttatccaaattttacttttaaataaattttttaaatatttttacttaaaaaaagttttttacaattttttttttttggaaaaagaatttaaacaaaaaaaatcggtttaaaaaaatctttttctcgattttaacccattgtagttcAAACCCATtgtatagccttatatacatcgttgcaatggactttgaaatatctatcattagatgacTTAAtaaatccagatatacatagataaaaaataggacaaaaatcgaggttgtcccggttttgtAGGCCGATTATGTATATTTTAGATAGCAACAGAGCCGGacgaattcccgatatattgatgtaagaatcatgtatgtatgttatttgggggctatggaaagttcatttcaatatacagacggacatggctatatcgacttcggtatctataacgatccaaaatatatatactttgtggggtcgcaaatgaaaaatgtagaaattacaaacggaatgataaacttatatataccctttccactcattgtgaagggtataaaaattgtataaattaattaatttagttACCGCTGTTTTTAATTATATCAATTCTGTCACATCCCATCTGTTTTACAACCTACGCTAGAGTATTTTGGTTTAAGTGAACTTTAAACCTTTCATATACAACATTATAATTCAgaagaaattttattacaagGAAAATACAATTCTGTAGAACTATGTATTTGGAAACAACACTAGGCTACAGCGAAAAAAACAATCGCATAGTAACTTAATAAAggcctaaataaataaatttggaaaaaaatggaaaacttgacatatggtaacactgccCCTAACAAACAAAAGTTTGATTTTTCCCCAGTCTCACatccaattttgaattttggtaaacaaaatcaTCCTCAAGAaaattttcagttatttttatacccttccttcaccttcgtgagaagggtatatataagtttgtcattccgtttgtaatttctacatttttcatttccgaccctataaagtatatatattctggatccttatagatagcggagtcgattaagccatgtccgtctgtctgtctgtccgtctgtctgttgaaataaattttctgaagaccccagatatcttcgggatccaaatctacaataattctgtcagacatgctttcgagaagtt
This genomic window contains:
- the Ncc69 gene encoding bumetanide-sensitive sodium-(potassium)-chloride cotransporter, which produces MSDFSSFEMGSVDRPPNRFQVNPVNHKNNNDKAASTNAAATGGVGGGVAATADDVPHEIYRRLTGIDGEPIEDDQFNEDASQMLKAQQQHRTQRQSIKSSFRDKDKPSRFKDLQTTRFQVEPQNEEDSDDSNEDRELLENEYDTKYGKSFRHFTREALPRLDNYRNIMSIQAAYRPTLDELHNATLTGKNTHSLNRNEDPETGGAVMNGMLKFGWIKGVLVRCLLNIWGVMLFLRLSWVVGQAGILEGFILIITTTVVTSITALSMSAISTNGVIKGGGTYYMISRSLGPEFGGSIGLIFSLANAVACAMYVVGFCESMLDLLNSLGVSIIDGGIQDVRIIGSVTILILLVIVVVGMEWEAKAQIGLLIILLIAIADFVIGSIIGPKSDEERAQGFLGYNMTLLRDNFFADYRMEKGVRHDFFSVFAIFFPAATGILAGANISGDLKDPQKSIPKGTLLAILITTITYLIMVVIAGGTVARDATGDVADMVNGSFAFLNCTGIPCHYGLQNSFQVIELVSGFGPLIYAGCFAATLSSALASLVSAPKVFQALCKDELYPKIVWFAKGFGKNNEPVRGYVLTFVIAVAFILIGELNLIAPLISNFFLAAYMLINFSTFHASLAKPVGWRPTFKYYNMWLSLVGSILCVAVMFLISWATALITFSVVLALYLIVAYRKPDVNWGSTTQAQTYKNALLSVQQLNNVEEHVKNYRPQILVLSGLPNTRPVLVDFAYMLTKNLSLMVCGHVLRGSSSQRYRNYLQERATSWFRRHRVKGFYSLVDGEDFEFGTRALMQAAGIGKLKPNILLMGYKADWQTCEHKDLNQYFNIMHKALDMYLSVAILRVPEGLDCSQILGDESCAQRNILDVPRTLQPNESSADLNSVERSAQNGLSGSMDSLSRNVSQDAAEITNTENDIKLTKASSTSDLSFVAGTQTKEVSGLPDPADPKAPQLLTNSLRKSKNKHDDPAALYKGPGGAELSKDVLNQLTQFTRKRSHAVIDVWWLYDDGGLTLLLPYIISTRRTWQSCKLRVYALANKKAELEFEQRSMASLLSKFRIDYSDLQLIPDITKKPQETSTQFFNELIKDFVVNEKETSTTANSTQLQEDDVLISEDDLMAVQDKTNRYLRLREYLREQSTKSDLVVMTLPMPRKNIVTAPLYMAWLESLSRDMPPFLFVRGNQTSVLTFYS